The following are encoded in a window of Candidatus Microthrix parvicella Bio17-1 genomic DNA:
- a CDS encoding FAD-dependent oxidoreductase: MVASSSGPHPELHQSLTLGPKTARNRVLFGAHHTLFAEPSPTYGEPGLVGDRLVTYLAERAAGGVGTVICGPTAVHPDAVAAAPNLPIAWDRRVIAGWSLLARTLQAHGALAMIQLGHDGPTAGSGWTKRAAVSAGGVGYRFEAPRSLSLDDLSDLVTHYGRAARHARSAGLDGIEVDAAHGGLLHGFLSPVLNGRQDRYGRGADGRLRLLREVLVAVRERAGDGMAVGLRLGVGVGVDAGVRSGPTGDPSGTVGSGAGDPAEVASALVVDGLVDFLNVAVDPTASSGWGVQGGSPSLYRDHGYGMEAGAAIRARVRNVGDERRPVPVLVGGRLITPAEAANVLAVGAADGVCMVRALIADPAWVSRDHDGEGGRIRVCTGCNESCHGNAVRGEPVTCATNPVVGREATLGRDTMFKTRVGRSVVVVGAGPAGLEAAWVAAARGHRVTLLEREALTGGRINLASRLPGRGELTGFVTWRAAECERRGVTLRTGETATADSVLTLEPDAVVVATGAVGDASSEVAWHPPIIGVDRPGVLDHEAALRVVLAAGPRALGDRVVVVDLVGFVEAFGLAGLLADGEVETTLVSPFAEPTATDPETRLELLRRARRAGVAHLPHHLVEAIEPADPAAEPDPGTGWCALRVRGRDNLGQAGLSIDCVSTVIVRAPARSVDGLAAQLAEARPGLEVHTVGDALAPRWADQAIADGHRVGRLL, from the coding sequence ATGGTCGCCTCATCCTCCGGTCCGCACCCCGAATTGCACCAATCGCTGACCCTTGGGCCGAAGACCGCTCGCAACCGGGTGTTGTTCGGTGCCCACCACACGTTGTTCGCCGAACCATCGCCGACCTATGGCGAGCCCGGCCTGGTGGGGGACCGACTGGTGACGTACCTGGCCGAGCGTGCTGCGGGTGGCGTCGGCACGGTGATCTGCGGCCCAACAGCGGTTCACCCCGACGCCGTCGCTGCTGCGCCGAACCTGCCCATCGCCTGGGACCGGCGGGTCATCGCCGGGTGGTCGTTGCTCGCCCGCACGCTTCAGGCCCACGGAGCGCTGGCCATGATCCAGTTGGGACACGACGGTCCAACGGCTGGGAGTGGCTGGACCAAACGGGCTGCGGTGTCGGCCGGTGGCGTCGGCTATCGCTTCGAGGCCCCCCGGTCGCTGAGCCTTGACGACCTGTCCGACCTGGTGACCCACTACGGGCGTGCGGCACGGCATGCCCGATCGGCTGGATTGGACGGCATCGAGGTGGATGCTGCGCACGGTGGCCTGCTGCATGGGTTTCTGTCTCCGGTCTTGAACGGCCGGCAGGACCGGTACGGGCGGGGCGCCGACGGTCGGCTGCGATTGCTGCGGGAGGTGCTGGTGGCGGTGCGGGAACGGGCGGGAGACGGGATGGCGGTCGGGCTGAGACTCGGCGTCGGCGTCGGCGTCGACGCCGGGGTGCGCTCCGGCCCGACCGGCGATCCGTCGGGCACGGTTGGATCGGGCGCCGGTGACCCGGCTGAGGTTGCCTCAGCCCTGGTGGTCGATGGCCTGGTCGACTTCCTCAATGTGGCCGTGGATCCGACGGCATCTTCTGGCTGGGGAGTCCAGGGTGGGTCGCCGTCGCTGTATCGCGACCACGGATACGGGATGGAGGCGGGCGCCGCGATCCGGGCCCGGGTGCGCAACGTCGGCGATGAGCGTCGACCGGTGCCCGTACTGGTCGGCGGCCGGTTGATCACCCCCGCCGAAGCAGCCAACGTGCTGGCTGTGGGGGCCGCCGACGGGGTGTGCATGGTGCGGGCCCTGATCGCCGACCCCGCATGGGTGTCCCGTGATCACGACGGCGAGGGTGGCCGCATTCGAGTCTGCACGGGTTGTAACGAGAGCTGTCACGGCAATGCTGTGCGAGGCGAGCCGGTCACCTGCGCCACCAACCCGGTGGTTGGGCGGGAAGCAACCCTGGGCCGAGACACCATGTTCAAGACGCGGGTGGGGCGCAGCGTGGTGGTCGTGGGGGCGGGTCCGGCGGGGCTGGAGGCAGCGTGGGTGGCGGCCGCTCGCGGCCATCGGGTCACCCTGCTGGAACGCGAGGCGCTCACCGGCGGGCGTATCAACCTTGCAAGCCGGTTGCCCGGGCGGGGTGAGCTGACCGGGTTTGTGACGTGGCGTGCCGCCGAATGCGAGCGGCGTGGAGTGACGCTGCGAACCGGCGAGACCGCCACGGCCGACTCGGTGCTGACCCTGGAGCCCGACGCCGTGGTGGTGGCCACCGGCGCGGTCGGCGACGCGTCGTCCGAGGTCGCCTGGCACCCGCCGATCATCGGGGTGGATCGTCCCGGCGTGCTCGACCATGAGGCTGCGCTCCGTGTCGTGCTGGCCGCCGGACCGCGGGCCTTGGGGGACCGCGTGGTGGTCGTCGACCTGGTGGGGTTCGTCGAGGCGTTCGGTCTGGCCGGGTTGCTGGCGGACGGCGAGGTGGAGACCACGCTGGTGTCGCCGTTTGCCGAGCCGACCGCCACCGACCCGGAGACCCGGCTGGAGTTGCTGCGACGCGCTCGACGGGCGGGTGTGGCGCATCTGCCGCACCACCTGGTGGAGGCGATCGAGCCGGCCGATCCGGCGGCTGAGCCCGACCCTGGGACGGGGTGGTGCGCGCTGCGAGTGAGGGGACGGGACAACCTTGGCCAGGCCGGCCTGTCGATCGATTGCGTCAGCACCGTGATCGTCAGAGCGCCCGCCCGTTCGGTCGACGGCCTGGCGGCCCAACTGGCCGAGGCCCGCCCAGGCCTTGAGGTGCACACCGTGGGCGACGCCCTGGCGCCGCGTTGGGCGGACCAGGCCATCGCCGACGGGCATCGGGTCGGCCGCCTGCTGTAG
- a CDS encoding DEAD/DEAH box helicase, translating to MNHLSPALEAAAWAAADGVATETDVALLERDPLLWRRQLEVLIDDTEDSLDHVRKLRGPERGRVVADIEAELARLESAYDRMLAPGDLSEVLVEADPPGEVRLQASWAGGQIVVWAAGPSTLPADNDGLADILERIGGPAVGWSVHRDVSLPNGATAAALSIPVEESLGWLVAVGGGLGRDGVGGSVAWLGRVAVAAVRQVATGAIVPMLHGEKRDRGGVMDMSVRWVPALLDQIDLEEMSSAMPEAVILLARADARSVTLSVLRAVTDAIVREASSRIELPAPPPQVRNASGVAEAFLTRLDGSAFEAPISAGAEVSKRLDRWSKSVTGSGRTRLVVQLDPPDSSDAWFLSVLGPGAEGNLMPIELALTDRPGTKVLGDELNRLERILPALLRPGAMRRGQVYLSTEEAWELMSRGGPSLAAAGYDLRLPALSRRKPSPSLRLFTEPTGDSVVGANQLSNVSWSALFDDVELSAEEIARLATQARPLVQSHGKWVELDKVDLKEAAAALAERSVRSQMTGAEILRASVGLDRVALSGGVSVEGESWAGQLLAQARNLPVPDAKPEGFHGELRAYQAEALAWLGFLDAVDLGGCLALDMGLGKTPTVLAHLAAPGSEGPSLVIAPPAVVGNWAAEARRFTPGLSVVVHHGANRAQGAAFKRAVRNNDVILTTYGTAVRDVGLLEDHNWDRVVLDEAQAIKNPANETSQQLRRLTARSRIALTGTPIENGLGDLWAILDFCNPGLVGSRPEFIAGLSGEAEAALRALNGLLVFRRTKSEPEVAKELPDRIDELDHCAMTKEQIGLYQAVLDSLVADSSEVGGDPKKGAVLAAITALKQICNHPAAYQHDDLPLDGRSGKLARLEEIIDTVFASGERVLIFTHFASWGRRLAEYLTEKTGVKISSYDGSLARGARDRLVKQFQEGEGPGALVLSLKAGGTGLNLTAANHVVLYDRWWNPAVEDQARDRAWRIGQTKTVISHRLVCPGTVDERVEEVVSGKRHIANLVLPKSSSLSDLNGDQLRTALGLEPDAMLTEDDVDEL from the coding sequence ATGAACCACCTGAGCCCTGCCCTTGAAGCCGCAGCCTGGGCCGCTGCCGACGGTGTCGCCACCGAAACCGACGTAGCGCTGCTCGAACGCGATCCGCTGCTGTGGCGTCGCCAGCTTGAAGTGTTGATCGACGACACCGAGGACTCGCTCGACCACGTGCGCAAGTTGCGTGGACCTGAGCGGGGTCGGGTGGTGGCTGATATCGAGGCCGAACTCGCACGCCTGGAGAGCGCCTATGACCGCATGCTGGCGCCGGGTGACCTGAGCGAAGTGTTGGTCGAGGCGGATCCGCCCGGCGAGGTTCGTTTGCAGGCCTCGTGGGCCGGCGGTCAGATCGTCGTTTGGGCTGCGGGTCCGAGCACGCTTCCGGCCGACAACGACGGTCTGGCCGACATTCTGGAACGCATCGGTGGGCCTGCGGTGGGTTGGAGCGTTCACCGGGATGTGTCGCTTCCCAACGGTGCCACCGCAGCGGCGTTGTCGATTCCTGTGGAGGAGTCACTGGGGTGGCTGGTTGCCGTCGGTGGAGGCCTGGGGCGCGACGGAGTGGGTGGAAGCGTCGCCTGGCTGGGCCGGGTTGCCGTCGCCGCCGTGCGCCAGGTTGCAACGGGGGCCATCGTCCCCATGCTGCACGGCGAGAAGCGTGATCGCGGTGGCGTGATGGACATGTCGGTGCGCTGGGTCCCTGCGCTGCTCGACCAGATCGACCTGGAGGAGATGTCCTCGGCCATGCCCGAGGCCGTCATCCTGCTGGCCCGCGCCGACGCCCGCTCGGTCACCTTGTCGGTGCTGCGTGCCGTCACCGACGCCATCGTGCGGGAGGCGTCGTCGCGCATCGAACTGCCCGCCCCACCGCCTCAGGTTCGCAACGCCTCAGGGGTGGCCGAAGCGTTCCTCACCCGGCTGGACGGATCGGCCTTCGAAGCGCCGATTTCGGCCGGGGCCGAAGTGTCCAAGCGTCTCGACCGCTGGTCGAAGTCGGTCACCGGATCTGGTCGCACCAGGCTGGTGGTGCAACTCGACCCGCCGGATTCCTCCGACGCATGGTTCCTGTCGGTGCTGGGCCCCGGGGCGGAGGGCAACCTCATGCCCATCGAGTTGGCGCTGACCGATCGCCCCGGGACGAAGGTTCTGGGTGACGAGCTGAATCGCCTGGAGCGCATTCTGCCCGCCCTGTTACGTCCGGGTGCGATGCGAAGGGGCCAGGTCTACCTCTCCACCGAGGAGGCCTGGGAGCTGATGAGTAGGGGCGGGCCCAGCCTTGCTGCTGCGGGTTACGACCTGCGGCTGCCGGCGTTGTCGCGCCGGAAGCCGTCGCCGTCGCTGCGGTTGTTCACCGAGCCCACCGGAGACTCGGTGGTGGGCGCCAACCAGCTGTCCAACGTGTCATGGTCGGCGCTGTTTGATGACGTCGAGCTGAGCGCCGAGGAGATCGCCCGCCTGGCCACCCAGGCCCGCCCGCTGGTGCAGAGCCATGGCAAGTGGGTGGAGCTCGACAAGGTGGACCTGAAGGAGGCGGCGGCGGCGCTGGCCGAGCGCTCGGTGCGTAGCCAGATGACCGGCGCCGAGATCCTGCGGGCCTCCGTCGGGCTCGACCGCGTGGCGCTCTCCGGTGGCGTGTCGGTTGAGGGCGAAAGCTGGGCGGGCCAGTTGCTGGCCCAAGCCCGCAACCTGCCCGTGCCCGACGCCAAGCCGGAAGGCTTCCACGGCGAACTGCGCGCCTACCAGGCCGAGGCGTTGGCGTGGCTCGGTTTCCTCGATGCCGTCGACCTGGGCGGCTGCCTGGCGCTCGACATGGGCCTGGGCAAAACCCCCACGGTGCTCGCTCACCTGGCCGCCCCCGGTTCAGAGGGTCCGTCGTTGGTGATCGCCCCGCCGGCGGTGGTTGGCAACTGGGCCGCCGAGGCCCGCCGGTTTACGCCAGGGCTGTCGGTGGTGGTGCACCACGGCGCAAACCGCGCTCAGGGAGCGGCATTCAAGCGGGCGGTGCGCAACAACGATGTGATTCTCACCACGTACGGCACGGCGGTGCGCGACGTGGGTCTGCTGGAGGATCACAACTGGGACAGGGTGGTGCTCGACGAGGCCCAGGCCATCAAGAACCCGGCCAATGAGACCTCACAACAGCTGCGTCGCCTCACCGCCCGCAGCCGAATCGCCCTCACCGGCACCCCCATTGAAAATGGGCTGGGCGATCTGTGGGCCATCCTCGACTTCTGTAATCCCGGGTTGGTCGGTTCCCGACCCGAGTTCATCGCCGGTCTTTCCGGCGAGGCCGAGGCGGCGCTGCGGGCGCTCAACGGCCTGTTGGTGTTCCGTCGCACCAAGTCCGAACCCGAGGTGGCCAAGGAGCTTCCCGACCGCATCGACGAGCTCGATCACTGCGCGATGACCAAGGAGCAGATCGGCCTGTACCAGGCGGTGCTCGACTCGCTGGTCGCCGACAGCTCCGAGGTGGGGGGCGACCCAAAGAAGGGTGCGGTGCTGGCGGCGATCACCGCGCTCAAGCAGATCTGCAACCACCCGGCCGCCTACCAACACGACGACCTGCCCCTCGATGGTCGGTCGGGCAAGCTGGCCCGGCTGGAAGAGATCATCGACACGGTGTTCGCCTCCGGCGAGCGCGTGCTGATCTTCACCCACTTCGCCTCGTGGGGCCGGCGGCTGGCCGAGTACCTCACCGAGAAGACCGGGGTGAAGATCTCCTCCTACGACGGGTCGCTGGCACGGGGTGCCCGCGACCGGTTGGTCAAGCAGTTTCAGGAGGGCGAAGGCCCGGGCGCGTTGGTGCTGTCACTGAAGGCGGGTGGCACCGGCCTCAACCTCACCGCGGCCAACCACGTGGTGCTCTACGACCGCTGGTGGAACCCGGCGGTGGAGGACCAGGCACGCGACCGCGCCTGGCGCATTGGCCAAACCAAGACCGTGATCTCGCACCGCCTGGTGTGCCCGGGCACCGTCGACGAACGGGTGGAGGAGGTGGTTTCGGGCAAGCGCCACATCGCCAACCTGGTGTTGCCCAAATCGTCGTCGCTTTCCGACCTCAACGGCGACCAGCTGCGCACGGCGCTTGGTCTCGAACCCGATGCAATGTTGACCGAGGACGATGTCGATGAACTGTGA
- a CDS encoding SDR family NAD(P)-dependent oxidoreductase has translation MTAVADTPDEAFGPDWARLDDRWVLVTGAARGLGRAIALGAARFGANIVAIDRDEVGVISLRGVIESLGATCLTGVCDVRDSDAVDEVLADTMARIDGLDVLVNNAGGGFWAPFLDVTARGEAALIAENFTQVTHMIRSCVPYLVEGGSIVSVTSIEGHRAGPGFAIYSAMKAAVENLTRTLALELADRRIRVNAVAPDMIPTPGDDALAEAAGALVDDTYDSQPWPETGTPDDAAGAVIFLASDMSRFITGSTIHLDGGTYAASGWKRRRSDGAWLL, from the coding sequence ATGACCGCCGTCGCAGACACTCCCGATGAGGCCTTCGGGCCGGACTGGGCCCGCCTGGACGATCGTTGGGTGCTCGTCACCGGCGCCGCCCGCGGCCTCGGCCGGGCCATAGCGCTCGGTGCCGCACGGTTTGGGGCCAACATCGTGGCGATCGACCGTGACGAGGTTGGTGTCATCAGTCTGCGGGGCGTCATCGAATCGCTAGGGGCCACCTGCCTGACCGGCGTCTGTGACGTTCGCGATTCAGATGCGGTCGACGAGGTGTTGGCCGACACGATGGCGCGTATCGACGGGCTTGATGTTCTGGTGAACAACGCGGGTGGCGGCTTCTGGGCTCCGTTTCTTGACGTGACGGCCAGGGGGGAGGCGGCGCTCATCGCCGAGAACTTCACCCAGGTCACCCACATGATTCGTAGCTGCGTGCCATACCTGGTGGAGGGCGGATCGATCGTGTCGGTCACCTCCATCGAGGGGCATCGGGCGGGCCCCGGTTTCGCGATCTATTCGGCGATGAAGGCGGCGGTCGAGAATCTCACCCGCACTCTGGCACTCGAGCTGGCCGATCGGCGCATCCGGGTGAACGCCGTGGCCCCCGACATGATCCCCACACCCGGCGACGATGCCTTGGCGGAAGCGGCCGGTGCGTTGGTCGACGACACCTACGATTCGCAACCATGGCCCGAGACGGGCACGCCCGATGACGCCGCCGGTGCCGTGATTTTTCTGGCCTCAGACATGTCCCGGTTCATCACCGGCTCCACCATTCACCTCGATGGTGGCACGTACGCCGCCTCCGGGTGGAAGCGCCGGCGATCCGACGGGGCCTGGCTGTTGTAG
- a CDS encoding glycoside hydrolase family 3 N-terminal domain-containing protein produces MIHHRRSSLGAGGVGLRRRRVGTAIALLGATSLIGACAGTTSSDVTAVGVQDPVSTNSAPSTTSSGGTDAASIDLDPLKPCLDTLSVEEKAGQVLWVMTATPANVADSAKAGKIGGVGALEDQGGDIAGQITAVTADTKVPMTVASDEEGGTVQRLDKVIEPLPSARDTTGTLSTAQTKAMWTKYSTSMAGLGFTANFAPVLDVGFGVALKSRSYALDPQVVVDFALAAADGMTEGGIKPIAKHFPGIGYATADPHGELVRVSSLNELKQREFLPFKAAIDAGIPAIMTTHAVIPDVTNGEPVTMSPEGIALLRDDLGFKGLIVTDSLIMGAIADQRTQSQAAVQALVAGNDVALIAGAQNVDEVHTALVAAVADGTISEKRLNESVKRVLDFKGVKGPCSKGGAQPTTSGDAQTSTSAASGTTVLERDPVGGGQPADQG; encoded by the coding sequence GTGATCCATCATCGGCGCTCCTCCCTCGGTGCCGGCGGGGTCGGGCTGCGGCGCCGACGCGTCGGTACGGCCATCGCCCTGCTGGGCGCCACCTCGCTCATCGGGGCATGCGCAGGCACCACGTCGTCGGACGTCACCGCAGTGGGCGTTCAGGACCCGGTATCGACCAACAGCGCGCCGAGCACCACCTCATCGGGCGGCACCGACGCTGCGAGCATCGACCTTGATCCGCTCAAGCCGTGCCTCGACACCTTGAGCGTCGAGGAAAAAGCCGGGCAGGTGTTGTGGGTGATGACCGCAACCCCGGCCAACGTCGCCGATTCCGCCAAAGCCGGAAAGATCGGTGGGGTCGGGGCGCTGGAGGACCAGGGCGGCGACATTGCGGGCCAGATCACCGCCGTCACGGCCGACACCAAGGTCCCCATGACCGTCGCGTCCGACGAGGAGGGTGGCACGGTGCAACGGCTGGACAAGGTGATCGAGCCGCTGCCGTCGGCCCGTGACACCACGGGTACGCTGTCGACCGCCCAAACCAAGGCGATGTGGACCAAGTACTCCACGTCGATGGCGGGGTTGGGGTTTACGGCCAACTTCGCTCCGGTGCTCGACGTCGGCTTCGGCGTCGCGTTGAAGAGTCGCTCGTACGCCCTCGACCCGCAGGTGGTGGTCGACTTCGCGCTGGCGGCCGCCGATGGCATGACCGAGGGTGGGATCAAGCCAATCGCCAAGCACTTTCCCGGAATCGGCTACGCCACCGCCGACCCGCACGGCGAGTTGGTGCGGGTCAGCAGCCTCAACGAACTGAAGCAACGGGAGTTTCTTCCGTTCAAAGCAGCCATCGACGCCGGCATTCCCGCCATCATGACCACCCATGCGGTGATCCCCGACGTCACCAACGGCGAGCCGGTGACGATGTCGCCGGAAGGCATCGCGCTGTTGCGCGACGACCTGGGTTTCAAGGGTCTGATCGTCACCGACTCGTTGATCATGGGCGCCATCGCCGACCAGAGGACACAGAGCCAGGCCGCCGTGCAGGCGTTGGTTGCCGGCAACGACGTGGCATTGATCGCAGGAGCCCAGAACGTTGACGAGGTGCACACGGCGCTGGTGGCGGCCGTTGCGGACGGCACCATCTCGGAGAAGCGGCTGAACGAGTCGGTCAAGCGGGTGCTGGACTTCAAGGGTGTGAAGGGACCTTGTTCCAAGGGTGGCGCGCAGCCGACCACGTCGGGCGACGCCCAAACGAGCACCAGCGCCGCTTCGGGCACCACCGTGCTGGAACGCGACCCGGTGGGTGGCGGCCAGCCGGCCGACCAGGGGTAA